A region of Thermostichus vulcanus str. 'Rupite' DNA encodes the following proteins:
- a CDS encoding sensor histidine kinase, giving the protein MVASSRLSVLRPDPLFYTQDRQKRFWSFYWEDAEKYAIHPQQILSGQQPWELANAGEYEAKVSQVFEQGDPLQCQCQVLSPRYKLHLHLSLNPVRDMEGEVIAISVVGKLLGATPFSLTGRASLPTSPLNPVAADPVQGITTQLMRNIRHSLDIRQLCQQTVDQLGQLFGVDRCLMALYEVGHDSLTIAAEYRQHPEAGSLLNQTLRLADYPHLLQALKQEEPVEAGRNLVIAMSYQGYANSLLWLEMLNPEVDPIWQSGHIQVLQSISTYLGTAIAHAILLDQSRQLATRLQLANQTLRQKNKELEYARAQAESANQLKSQFLANTSHELRTPLNGIIGFIKLVLDGIAENREEELDFLREAYRSALHLLALINDVLDIAKIEAGKMQLESQPCDLETLFKDVEAKTSLQASQKGLKLSFHLPNTPDQILLLGDYQRLLQVLLNLVGNAIKFTPAGSVTVRADIIPGNPFRARIRVIDTGIGVSLEKQQRLFQAFSQVDGSTTRQYGGTGLGLAISQRLVEAMEGEMNFYSLGEGLGSTVTFTVPLYRKPILGGEEGQPTAALPVRQPMAGEPVPEEQPEEREDTDPTLVPFPNSPKRR; this is encoded by the coding sequence ATGGTGGCCTCCTCTCGCCTGAGCGTTCTGCGGCCCGATCCGCTGTTCTATACCCAGGATCGGCAGAAGCGGTTCTGGAGTTTTTACTGGGAAGATGCGGAAAAGTATGCCATCCACCCGCAGCAGATCCTCTCCGGGCAACAACCTTGGGAGCTGGCCAATGCTGGCGAGTATGAAGCTAAGGTCAGTCAGGTGTTTGAACAGGGGGATCCCTTGCAATGTCAGTGTCAGGTGCTCTCCCCCCGCTACAAGCTGCACCTTCACCTTTCTCTAAATCCTGTGCGGGATATGGAAGGGGAGGTGATTGCCATCTCAGTGGTGGGCAAGTTGCTGGGGGCGACTCCCTTTTCGTTGACAGGACGCGCTAGTCTTCCCACTAGCCCTCTGAACCCTGTGGCTGCCGACCCGGTGCAGGGGATCACGACGCAGCTGATGCGCAACATCCGTCATTCGTTGGACATTCGCCAATTGTGTCAGCAGACGGTGGATCAACTGGGGCAATTGTTTGGGGTAGATCGCTGCTTGATGGCCCTTTACGAAGTGGGACATGATTCTTTGACTATTGCAGCAGAGTATCGCCAACACCCTGAAGCGGGATCCCTGCTCAACCAAACGCTGCGGCTGGCGGATTACCCCCATCTATTGCAAGCCCTCAAACAAGAGGAACCGGTCGAGGCGGGCCGCAACCTCGTGATTGCCATGTCCTACCAGGGCTATGCCAACAGCCTGCTGTGGTTGGAGATGCTCAACCCGGAGGTGGATCCCATCTGGCAGTCGGGCCACATTCAAGTGCTGCAAAGCATTTCTACCTACTTGGGTACCGCCATTGCCCACGCCATTCTGTTGGATCAAAGCCGCCAACTGGCCACCCGTCTGCAACTGGCCAACCAAACCCTGCGCCAAAAAAACAAAGAGCTGGAATATGCCCGTGCTCAAGCGGAATCCGCCAACCAACTGAAGAGCCAATTTTTGGCCAATACCTCCCACGAGTTGCGAACCCCCCTAAACGGCATCATTGGCTTCATCAAGCTGGTGCTGGACGGGATTGCCGAAAACCGGGAAGAGGAACTGGACTTTTTGCGAGAGGCCTATCGCTCCGCCCTGCACCTGTTGGCCCTGATCAACGATGTCCTGGATATCGCCAAGATCGAGGCAGGCAAAATGCAACTGGAGTCGCAACCCTGTGATCTGGAAACCCTCTTTAAGGATGTGGAAGCCAAGACCAGTTTGCAAGCGAGCCAAAAGGGCTTAAAACTGAGCTTTCATCTGCCCAACACCCCCGATCAAATTCTGCTGTTGGGGGACTACCAACGCCTGTTGCAGGTGCTGCTGAATTTGGTGGGTAATGCCATTAAGTTCACCCCAGCCGGCTCAGTAACAGTACGGGCTGATATCATTCCTGGCAACCCCTTTCGCGCTCGCATTCGCGTGATCGATACTGGCATTGGCGTGTCGTTGGAGAAGCAGCAGCGGCTGTTTCAAGCGTTTAGCCAAGTGGATGGCTCCACCACCCGCCAATACGGGGGTACAGGGTTGGGGCTGGCGATCAGCCAACGGCTGGTGGAGGCGATGGAAGGGGAGATGAACTTCTACAGTTTGGGAGAAGGGTTGGGATCCACCGTCACCTTCACGGTGCCCCTCTACCGCAAACCAATCCTGGGTGGGGAAGAGGGTCAACCCACTGCTGCTCTGCCTGTTCGTCAACCCATGGCAGGTGAACCCGTGCCAGAAGAGCAACCCGAGGAACGGGAAGATACGGATCCCACCTTGGTGCCCTTCCCCAATTCGCCCAAGCGGCGATAA